A segment of the Pseudoalteromonas piscicida genome:
ATTAAAGGGCGTAGGCCCAAAAGCGGCCGAGCGTTTGGCCAAACTTGGCATTCAATCGGTGCAAGACATGTTATTTCACCTTCCGCTACGCTACGAAGACCGTGCGCGTACCTATCCTATCTGCGAGCTGCAAGCGCATAGCCATGTCAGCATTGAAGCCGAGATTGAACGCAGCGAAATCACGCAAGGCAAACGCCGCATGTTGGTGTGTTATGTTAATGATGGAACGGGGCGGATCGCGCTGCGCTTTTTCAACTTTAATGCGGCACAAAAAAATGCCATGCAAGCGGGCAAAGTGATCCGCTGTTTTGGTGAGGTTCGCCGTGGTCACTATGGCTTTGAAATGGCGCATCCAGAATACAGCATCAAAGAGACGCGCTCTGCACCGAGCGATCCGAGTCTTGCGACGCTTACCCCAGTGTATCCTACCACCGAAGGATTAAAGCAACTGAGCATTCGGGCAATTGCCGATCAAGCCGTTGAGTTACTGCGCAAATATGATGTACCAGACTATTTACCAGCGCAATATCGGCCATCGCAGCAAAGCGTAAAAGAGGCGCTGTTATTACTCCACCGTCCACCACAGGAAGTGGATTTAGCGCAATTAGAGCTAGGGCAACATCCCGCGCAAGCACGTTTGGCGTTTGAAGAGTTATTGGCGCAAAACCTCAGCTTGCTTAAGCTTAGGCAAAAAGGCCAAGCGGTAAAAGCGGTTGCACTAGTGCCCACCAATCCACTTGAAGCCCAGTTTTTGTCGGCCTTGCCATTTGCCCCCACCAATGCCCAAAGTCGAGTAGTGGCAGAGATCAAAGGTGATTTACAACATCCCTACCCCATGATGCGATTGGTGCAAGGGGATGTTGGCTCAGGAAAAACGCTTGTGGCAGCGCTTAGCGCGTTAACGGCTATCGCACAGGGTTACCAAGTAGCACTGATGGCACCCACTGAGATCCTATCCGAACAACACGGCATCAACTTCCTTAATTGGTTTGAACCTATGGGTATAGAAACCGTATGGCTGGGTGGTAAAACCAAAGGTAAGGAACGCACTCATGCGCTTGAGCGTATTGCTTCAGGGCAAGCACAGATGGTGGTCGGCACCCATGCGTTATTCCAAGAGCAAGTACAGTTTTCTAACCTTGCGCTTATCATCATCGACGAACAACATCGTTTTGGTGTGCATCAGCGCCTAGCGCTAAGAGAAAAGGGAAAGTTTGGCGATTGCTATCCGCATCAGCTGGTGATGACTGCAACCCCAATCCCGAGAACCTTGGCAATGACGGCCTATGCAGATCTTGAAACCTCAATTATCGACGAGCTACCACCGGGCAGAACACCAATCACAACCGTCGC
Coding sequences within it:
- the recG gene encoding ATP-dependent DNA helicase RecG; translation: MSTPNLATYPITELKGVGPKAAERLAKLGIQSVQDMLFHLPLRYEDRARTYPICELQAHSHVSIEAEIERSEITQGKRRMLVCYVNDGTGRIALRFFNFNAAQKNAMQAGKVIRCFGEVRRGHYGFEMAHPEYSIKETRSAPSDPSLATLTPVYPTTEGLKQLSIRAIADQAVELLRKYDVPDYLPAQYRPSQQSVKEALLLLHRPPQEVDLAQLELGQHPAQARLAFEELLAQNLSLLKLRQKGQAVKAVALVPTNPLEAQFLSALPFAPTNAQSRVVAEIKGDLQHPYPMMRLVQGDVGSGKTLVAALSALTAIAQGYQVALMAPTEILSEQHGINFLNWFEPMGIETVWLGGKTKGKERTHALERIASGQAQMVVGTHALFQEQVQFSNLALIIIDEQHRFGVHQRLALREKGKFGDCYPHQLVMTATPIPRTLAMTAYADLETSIIDELPPGRTPITTVAVPDTRRNEVIKKVQKACVEDKRQVYWVCTLIDESEALQCQAAEDTAKALAEALPELNIALVHGRMKAQEKQAIMGEFKQGHTHVLVATTVIEVGVDVPNASLIIIENPERLGLAQLHQLRGRVGRGQIASHCLLLYHAPLSVTAQKRLGVLRESNDGFVIAERDLEIRGPGEVLGTKQTGLAELKIADLSRDKHLLPQVRSLAFTVLKNHSDIVDPIIWRWMGDKSELAMA